In Emcibacteraceae bacterium, a single window of DNA contains:
- a CDS encoding PIG-L family deacetylase, whose protein sequence is MTESQRRINEQHQLSGINRLWNVLTPLKHVGSFMNCGAHPDDERSHILAYLARNQGVRVMYTTATRGKGGQNAIGTEAGDDLGAFRTEELEAAASEIPMSVHFYSARFGDEIDDFGFSTDPAEAEEHWGKERMRERLVRIIREQKPDILSPTFLDVDGQHGHHRAVTRATIDAYDLAADPNAYPDQITKDGLKAWKVKKLYLSASSGAGTVYDDSEAPPDATVAIPTGLYDPINGATYRQIGEWSRVRHLTQGMGRWYDAAPELSHLHRLNSRIDIPLQEKDVFDGLMRTFSDMADKADGKLANALNQAQKNVNDAIASFPDRARVLDHLNMLSENLSEAQSLLSSASDDLSEDFAHRLELKRKQLGIAIYEASGLRAEIIWDSNFVSPGQEFTGKISLYNTSDKPLTKVSLSVIGTDLSMPKAIDLKDFKIEPGERKDIKIRLSVPKDAPYHNPLNKNYEPFWGLEHFSAIIGVGDGGLAYLLPANPVLVVPPVNLSWEASGIFYNRLTDGDPVQAMLSVDKFTDMASDVRIGLDAPSGWTVMPPNYRVKKGHPARIIKI, encoded by the coding sequence ATGACTGAATCACAGCGCCGAATTAACGAACAACATCAGCTCAGCGGAATAAACAGACTTTGGAATGTGCTGACGCCGCTGAAACATGTGGGCAGTTTTATGAACTGCGGCGCTCACCCGGATGATGAGCGATCCCATATTCTTGCCTATCTTGCGAGAAATCAGGGCGTGCGCGTTATGTATACCACCGCCACCCGTGGCAAGGGTGGGCAAAACGCCATCGGCACCGAAGCCGGCGATGATCTTGGCGCTTTCCGGACCGAGGAACTTGAAGCGGCAGCAAGTGAAATTCCCATGTCGGTGCATTTTTATTCGGCCCGTTTTGGTGATGAAATTGATGATTTTGGCTTTTCCACCGACCCGGCCGAGGCCGAGGAGCATTGGGGCAAGGAACGCATGCGTGAACGGCTCGTACGCATTATCCGTGAACAAAAGCCCGATATTTTATCCCCCACCTTTCTTGATGTGGACGGGCAACACGGCCACCACCGCGCCGTAACACGGGCAACGATTGATGCCTATGATCTGGCGGCGGACCCGAACGCCTATCCGGACCAAATCACTAAAGACGGTCTTAAAGCGTGGAAAGTTAAAAAACTTTATCTTTCAGCATCAAGCGGGGCGGGTACCGTCTATGATGACAGTGAAGCGCCGCCGGATGCTACTGTTGCCATTCCCACCGGGCTTTATGACCCGATAAATGGTGCCACATACCGGCAGATCGGCGAATGGTCACGGGTCAGGCACTTAACCCAGGGCATGGGACGATGGTATGATGCAGCACCCGAATTAAGCCACCTTCATCGCCTTAACAGCCGCATAGATATTCCATTACAGGAAAAGGATGTGTTTGACGGCCTGATGCGGACATTTTCCGATATGGCGGATAAAGCTGATGGTAAACTGGCCAATGCGCTTAATCAGGCCCAGAAAAATGTCAATGACGCCATTGCCTCTTTTCCTGACCGTGCACGTGTGCTTGATCATTTAAATATGCTTTCTGAAAATTTATCCGAAGCACAAAGTCTTTTAAGCTCAGCTTCCGACGATCTGTCCGAGGATTTTGCCCATAGATTAGAACTCAAAAGAAAGCAACTTGGCATTGCCATTTATGAAGCCTCCGGCCTTAGGGCCGAAATTATCTGGGACAGTAATTTTGTCAGCCCCGGGCAGGAATTTACCGGCAAAATTTCCCTCTATAACACCAGTGACAAGCCCTTGACGAAAGTCAGCCTTTCCGTGATTGGCACGGATTTATCAATGCCAAAAGCCATCGATTTAAAAGATTTTAAAATTGAACCGGGAGAACGGAAAGACATAAAAATCCGTCTGTCGGTGCCGAAAGATGCACCCTACCATAATCCGCTTAACAAAAATTATGAACCCTTCTGGGGGCTTGAACATTTCTCGGCCATTATTGGTGTTGGTGATGGGGGACTTGCTTACCTGCTCCCGGCGAACCCGGTTCTTGTGGTGCCGCCCGTTAACCTCAGCTGGGAAGCCAGCGGCATTTTTTATAACCGCTTAACGGACGGTGACCCGGTCCAGGCCATGCTTTCGGTTGATAAATTCACCGATATGGCGAGCGATGTTAGGATCGGACTGGATGCCCCAAGCGGCTGGACGGTTATGCCCCCAAATTACAGGGTTAAAAAAGGGCACCCTGCCCGGATCATCAAAATATAA